In Microbacterium sp. 1.5R, the following are encoded in one genomic region:
- a CDS encoding sugar transferase, with protein sequence MRVVVVQLEHGGSGSSREPSETTPVRAKKARRVAWTRLYASRLFYNDVIVVLVTLVVSSIVVLPGLLTGVSWPGGPRVSYLVVLGAIGFLWLVALDVTDSRDRHTVGHGADEYRRIVNASVAVFAVTVAIAFFLGMELSRALVAVVFPLGLVLLLMSRWMCRQWLRGRQKTGQYLHRAVVIGEPSKVALVAREIRRAKSSGYEIVGVITENTSAADISGFEVLGDIANVEKVLDEVRFDALIIVGSDDLDPLTMRRLGYSVSDRDIQLIMAPVLTDIAGPRMHATPVAGLPLVHVDFPRMEGSKRFLKRAFDIVGSSLLLVLLSPVFLIAAIAIRIEGPGSIFYHQERIGRGGKTFGMRKFRSMVADADDQLATLLDLQGDGGTPLFKINDDPRITRVGRFFRKHSIDELPQLIDVFLGDMSLVGPRPQRASEVALYDDFAHRRLLVKPGMSGLWQVSGRSSLSWEETIRLDLYYVENWSLIQDLIILFRTVRAVVAPGASAH encoded by the coding sequence GTGAGAGTCGTCGTCGTTCAGCTCGAGCACGGTGGCTCCGGCTCGTCACGCGAGCCGTCGGAGACGACTCCGGTGCGCGCGAAGAAGGCGCGGCGGGTCGCCTGGACTCGGCTCTACGCGAGCCGTCTCTTCTACAACGACGTGATCGTGGTCCTGGTCACGCTGGTCGTATCCTCGATAGTCGTCCTTCCCGGGCTGCTCACCGGTGTGTCCTGGCCCGGCGGCCCTCGCGTCTCGTATCTCGTGGTGCTGGGCGCGATCGGATTCCTCTGGCTGGTCGCACTCGACGTCACGGATTCGCGCGACCGCCACACGGTCGGGCACGGGGCTGACGAATACCGTCGCATCGTGAACGCCTCGGTCGCGGTGTTCGCCGTCACCGTCGCGATCGCGTTCTTCCTCGGGATGGAGCTGTCGAGGGCGCTCGTCGCGGTCGTCTTCCCGCTCGGCCTGGTGCTTCTCCTCATGTCGCGATGGATGTGTCGCCAATGGTTGAGGGGGCGGCAGAAGACCGGCCAGTATCTGCACAGGGCGGTGGTCATCGGCGAGCCGTCGAAGGTCGCCCTCGTCGCGCGCGAGATCCGGCGGGCGAAGAGCAGCGGGTACGAGATCGTCGGCGTGATCACCGAGAACACGTCGGCGGCAGACATCTCGGGCTTCGAGGTGCTGGGGGACATCGCGAACGTCGAGAAGGTGCTCGACGAGGTGCGCTTCGACGCGCTGATCATCGTCGGCTCCGACGACCTCGATCCGCTGACGATGCGTCGGCTGGGCTACTCGGTGTCCGACCGGGACATCCAGCTCATCATGGCTCCGGTGCTGACCGACATCGCCGGACCCCGCATGCACGCGACGCCTGTTGCCGGCCTGCCCCTCGTGCACGTCGACTTCCCTCGGATGGAGGGCTCCAAGCGGTTCCTCAAGCGCGCGTTCGACATCGTCGGATCCTCGTTGCTGCTGGTCCTCCTCTCGCCGGTCTTCCTCATCGCGGCCATCGCGATCCGCATCGAAGGCCCGGGAAGCATCTTCTATCACCAGGAGCGCATCGGTCGGGGTGGGAAGACCTTCGGCATGCGCAAGTTCCGATCGATGGTCGCCGACGCTGACGATCAGTTGGCGACGCTGCTCGATCTTCAGGGCGACGGTGGAACGCCGCTGTTCAAGATCAACGACGATCCCCGGATCACCAGAGTGGGACGCTTCTTCCGCAAGCACTCGATCGACGAGCTGCCGCAGCTGATCGACGTGTTCCTCGGGGACATGAGCCTCGTGGGGCCTCGCCCGCAGCGCGCTTCCGAGGTCGCGCTGTACGACGACTTCGCCCATCGTCGCCTGTTGGTGAAGCCCGGTATGAGCGGACTGTGGCAGGTGAGCGGACGCTCGTCGCTCTCGTGGGAGGAGACGATCCGACTCGACCTGTACTACGTCGAGAACTGGTCGCTCATCCAGGATCTCATCATTCTCTTCCGCACCGTCCGTGCCGTGGTAGCCCCCGGTGCGAGTGCGCACTGA
- the rplC gene encoding 50S ribosomal protein L3 has protein sequence MVDINSKISKGMLGTKLGMTQVWNENGKLVPVTVIELASNVVTQIRTPEKDGYNAVQIAYGQIDPRKVNKPLTAHFEAAGVTPRRHVTEIRTADAADYSLGQELTVDGTFEAGQLVDVVGTSKGKGFAGVMKRHNFKGVSASHGSHRNHRKPGSIGASSTPSRVFKGMRMAGRMGGERVTVLNLTVHAVDIEKGLLLVKGAVPGARGRIVYVRNAVKGA, from the coding sequence ATGGTTGACATCAACTCCAAGATTTCCAAGGGCATGCTCGGCACCAAGCTCGGCATGACCCAGGTGTGGAACGAGAACGGCAAGCTCGTTCCCGTCACCGTCATCGAGCTCGCCTCGAACGTGGTCACGCAGATCCGTACCCCCGAGAAGGACGGCTACAACGCCGTGCAGATCGCGTACGGCCAGATCGACCCGCGCAAGGTGAACAAGCCGCTGACCGCTCACTTCGAGGCCGCCGGCGTCACGCCGCGTCGTCACGTCACCGAGATCCGCACCGCGGATGCCGCTGACTACTCGCTGGGCCAGGAGCTCACGGTCGACGGCACCTTCGAAGCCGGCCAGCTCGTCGACGTCGTCGGCACGAGCAAGGGCAAGGGCTTCGCCGGTGTCATGAAGCGTCACAACTTCAAGGGCGTCTCGGCTTCGCACGGTTCGCACCGCAACCACCGCAAGCCCGGCTCCATCGGCGCATCGTCGACCCCGAGCCGCGTCTTCAAGGGCATGCGCATGGCCGGCCGTATGGGTGGCGAGCGCGTGACCGTCCTCAACCTCACGGTGCACGCCGTCGACATCGAGAAGGGTCTGCTGCTCGTCAAGGGCGCCGTCCCCGGTGCTCGTGGTCGCATCGTCTACGTCCGCAACGCAGTGAAGGGTGCCTGA
- the rplD gene encoding 50S ribosomal protein L4, with product MADSTLALDVLKADGKKAGSIELPAELFDAKTNIPLIHQVVVAQLAAARQGTHSTKRRGEVSGAGRKPFKQKGTGNARQGSIRAPHMTGGGIVHGPKPRDYSQRTPKKMIAAALRGALSDRFRGDRLHVIDTFGTDGAPSTKAAVSFLSQVATSKNVLVVIVRNDELALKSIRNLSNVHVLTFDQLNAYDVLVSDDIVFTQAAIEGFIASKSGANQEVSA from the coding sequence ATGGCTGACTCCACTCTCGCGCTTGACGTCCTCAAGGCAGACGGCAAGAAGGCTGGCTCGATCGAGCTTCCCGCCGAACTGTTCGACGCCAAGACGAACATCCCGCTCATCCACCAGGTCGTCGTCGCGCAGCTCGCGGCGGCTCGCCAGGGAACCCACTCGACCAAGCGTCGCGGTGAGGTCTCGGGTGCAGGCCGCAAGCCCTTCAAGCAGAAGGGCACGGGTAACGCCCGTCAGGGCTCGATCCGCGCGCCGCACATGACCGGTGGTGGAATCGTGCACGGCCCCAAGCCGCGCGACTACTCGCAGCGCACCCCCAAGAAGATGATCGCCGCAGCCCTCCGTGGTGCACTCAGCGATCGCTTCCGCGGGGACCGTCTGCACGTGATCGACACGTTCGGCACCGATGGCGCCCCCTCGACGAAGGCAGCCGTGAGCTTCCTCTCGCAGGTCGCCACGTCGAAGAACGTCCTGGTCGTCATCGTGCGCAACGACGAGCTCGCGCTCAAGAGCATCCGCAACCTCAGCAACGTTCACGTTCTGACGTTCGACCAGCTCAACGCCTACGACGTTCTCGTCTCCGACGACATCGTCTTCACCCAGGCCGCGATCGAGGGCTTCATCGCCTCGAAGTCCGGCGCCAACCAGGAGGTCTCCGCATGA
- the rpsJ gene encoding 30S ribosomal protein S10, which translates to MAGQKIRIRLKSYDHEVIDTSARKIVDTVTRAGATVVGPVPLPTEKNVVCVIRSPHKYKDSREHFEMRTHKRLIDIVDPTPKAVDSLMRLDLPADVNIEIKL; encoded by the coding sequence ATGGCGGGACAGAAGATCCGCATTCGCCTGAAGTCGTATGACCACGAGGTCATCGACACGTCCGCACGCAAGATCGTCGACACCGTGACCCGTGCGGGCGCAACAGTCGTCGGCCCCGTGCCCCTTCCGACCGAGAAGAACGTCGTGTGCGTCATCCGGTCGCCCCACAAGTACAAGGACAGCCGCGAGCACTTCGAGATGCGCACCCACAAGCGTCTGATCGACATCGTCGACCCGACGCCGAAGGCTGTCGACTCGCTGATGCGTCTCGACCTGCCTGCCGATGTCAACATCGAGATCAAGCTCTGA
- a CDS encoding glycosyltransferase family 4 protein gives MTLLVDDRYRGTHGIGRYASEVLPRLTLPWEPLGLGGTPFSGVDAFRSVGPAAAHDALVYSPGYGALLRSRRQLLTLHDLIQLSSPGLDRWKFAAYYSGPVRAVVRRAGLVLTVSETSARAIRSWVNDDDVEIVNAGNGCSEAFRPPEGALQRSDPYILFVGNGRAHKNLDVVLDALSAARDVRLVAVVPEREVAELTARATQRHVDARVRWVSNLGDEELADLYRGASSTVMPSTLEGFGLPALESIRCGTPVVYWAGCEAVAEIVGYRGRAVASADDAHEWASALTEAVSAERRVDPPEGYDWDRTAVIISATITRLLD, from the coding sequence GTGACGCTCCTCGTCGACGACCGCTACCGCGGCACGCACGGCATCGGCCGATACGCCTCGGAAGTGCTCCCCCGGCTGACCCTGCCCTGGGAACCACTTGGCCTGGGCGGCACTCCGTTCTCGGGGGTCGACGCCTTCCGTTCGGTGGGACCGGCGGCGGCGCACGACGCTCTCGTCTATTCCCCCGGCTACGGCGCGCTCCTTCGCAGCAGACGACAGCTCCTCACGCTGCACGATCTCATCCAACTGAGCAGTCCGGGACTCGACCGCTGGAAGTTCGCCGCCTACTATTCAGGCCCGGTACGTGCCGTCGTGCGCCGGGCCGGCCTCGTGCTCACCGTGTCCGAGACGTCCGCCAGAGCCATTCGATCGTGGGTGAACGACGACGACGTCGAGATCGTCAACGCGGGCAATGGATGCTCCGAGGCCTTCCGTCCGCCAGAAGGCGCGCTGCAGCGGTCCGACCCCTACATCCTGTTCGTCGGAAACGGCCGTGCGCACAAGAATCTCGATGTGGTCCTCGACGCTCTGAGCGCCGCACGCGACGTGCGCCTCGTTGCCGTCGTCCCTGAGCGCGAGGTCGCGGAGCTGACCGCCAGGGCGACGCAACGGCACGTCGACGCCAGAGTGCGCTGGGTGAGCAACCTCGGTGACGAGGAGCTCGCCGACCTCTATCGCGGCGCCTCATCGACCGTGATGCCCTCGACGCTCGAAGGGTTCGGGCTGCCCGCCTTGGAATCGATCCGCTGCGGCACGCCGGTCGTGTACTGGGCCGGATGCGAAGCAGTCGCGGAGATCGTGGGATACCGCGGTCGTGCGGTGGCCTCCGCCGACGACGCTCACGAGTGGGCCAGCGCCCTGACGGAGGCCGTGTCCGCCGAACGCCGGGTCGATCCCCCCGAAGGCTATGACTGGGACCGTACCGCGGTGATCATCTCGGCGACCAT
- a CDS encoding glycosyltransferase: MSGVLVHEWLAPRGGSENVFEALNEMFPDAARYCLWNESDGRFVVDGETWLARTPLRGHKAAAVPLMPLAWRALPRVDADWILTSSHLFAHHARFAGSARDAPKLVYAHTPARYIWNPELDLRGDTLAARAAAKVLKGVDRKRAQEPVAIAANSVFVQRRIAQAWHRESTVIHPPVDVTGFTRPPAPDERDERVLAALPETFLLGFSRLIPYKRLDLVIEAGIAADVPVVLAGSGSDEARLRSIAEERAPGRVFFVASPGAELYRALLQRCIALVFPAVEDFGIVPVEAMAAGKPVIAAAVGGTAETIVEGSTGAFVEHWSRDELRSAVDVVAGLSADACRAQAQRFSEAVFADRIREWVTESVDDARLPETRSA; encoded by the coding sequence GTGAGCGGCGTGCTGGTGCACGAATGGCTCGCACCGCGGGGCGGCTCCGAGAACGTCTTCGAGGCGCTGAACGAGATGTTCCCGGACGCCGCACGGTATTGCCTGTGGAACGAGAGCGACGGCCGATTCGTCGTCGACGGCGAGACCTGGCTCGCTCGCACGCCGCTGCGCGGACACAAGGCCGCGGCCGTCCCGCTGATGCCTCTCGCCTGGCGGGCCCTCCCTCGCGTGGATGCCGACTGGATCCTCACGAGTTCGCATCTCTTCGCGCACCATGCGAGGTTCGCGGGCTCTGCGCGGGATGCTCCGAAGCTCGTGTACGCGCACACTCCGGCGCGATACATCTGGAACCCCGAGCTCGATCTGCGAGGCGACACGCTCGCTGCCCGAGCCGCGGCGAAAGTGCTCAAGGGGGTCGATCGCAAGCGCGCTCAGGAACCGGTGGCGATCGCCGCCAACAGCGTGTTCGTGCAGAGGCGCATAGCCCAGGCATGGCATCGCGAGAGCACGGTGATCCACCCGCCCGTCGACGTGACAGGCTTCACCCGCCCGCCCGCGCCGGACGAACGCGATGAGCGCGTCCTCGCGGCGCTGCCTGAGACATTCCTTCTCGGCTTCTCACGGTTGATCCCCTACAAGCGGCTGGATCTGGTGATCGAGGCCGGGATCGCCGCCGACGTGCCCGTCGTGCTGGCAGGATCTGGATCGGATGAGGCTCGCCTGCGTTCGATCGCCGAGGAGCGCGCGCCCGGTCGTGTCTTCTTCGTCGCGTCACCGGGGGCGGAGCTCTATCGCGCTCTGCTGCAGAGGTGCATCGCCCTCGTGTTCCCGGCGGTGGAGGACTTCGGCATCGTCCCGGTCGAGGCCATGGCGGCAGGCAAGCCGGTGATCGCCGCGGCCGTCGGCGGCACCGCGGAGACGATCGTCGAGGGCAGCACCGGTGCGTTCGTCGAGCACTGGTCGCGCGACGAGCTGCGCAGCGCGGTCGACGTGGTGGCCGGCCTGTCAGCCGATGCCTGTCGTGCGCAGGCGCAGAGGTTCTCGGAAGCGGTCTTCGCCGACCGCATCAGAGAATGGGTGACCGAATCGGTCGACGACGCACGCCTGCCTGAGACGAGGAGCGCGTGA
- a CDS encoding DUF4012 domain-containing protein, which produces MSADRQDAKVIDNPSSGRQRRRRRIWAIVIVVIIAFLIAVCWVGLRAITVKDGLVESQALIAEIQDGGDVDAVLPDLSESAASAGAAASDPVWWVMEWIPVLGDNLKGVRLSAQSLDTLVNDVALPVMGDEDSTGSITERLLAATDDQAKNITELADGLDSVSKSPFLVSVVRDGVDKVDEVMGSAAPMIAALPTLLGGDGERNYLLVFQNNAETLALGGSAAAQTLVRVDAGSIAIGGQGDSGNYQNGVAVDVDVPQSAIDLYTSYLVDHINTSMSRPDFPTAAKIMRAWWQRDIADDEIAGVISIDPLALSRILKATGPIELSSGEMLSEDNAVSLLLSEVYGRWDSYKEPDLVDGFFADTAAAVFEAIAAGDFDLKDMMWAITESASQGSVLVWSDDSQVAEAIEGARISGVLPTVNSDTTTMGIYFNNTNGSKIDYFTETATSATATCEADTATFTATASLGLPLTQRQAEALPRYVQSMTFGARFRDTIYVYGPPGTTLSDATFNGDEVSIAHRDIDDLGRPVVAFEAWFDPGDSVDVTATFVGPSGDYGPLAVRTNPMVNGTKPVVTDDCAG; this is translated from the coding sequence ATGAGCGCAGACCGTCAGGATGCGAAGGTCATCGACAACCCGAGCTCGGGCCGCCAGCGGCGCCGACGGCGGATCTGGGCGATCGTCATCGTGGTCATCATCGCGTTCCTCATCGCGGTGTGCTGGGTGGGCCTGCGAGCCATCACGGTGAAGGACGGCCTCGTCGAGAGCCAGGCGCTCATCGCTGAGATCCAGGACGGCGGTGACGTCGATGCGGTGCTGCCCGACCTGTCCGAAAGTGCCGCCAGTGCCGGAGCAGCGGCCTCCGATCCGGTGTGGTGGGTCATGGAGTGGATCCCCGTCCTGGGCGACAACCTCAAGGGTGTGCGTCTCTCGGCACAGTCGCTCGACACGCTCGTCAACGACGTCGCGCTGCCCGTGATGGGTGACGAGGACTCGACCGGCTCGATCACCGAGCGGCTTCTCGCCGCCACCGACGACCAGGCGAAGAACATCACTGAGCTCGCCGATGGGCTGGATTCCGTCTCGAAGTCGCCGTTCCTCGTCTCCGTCGTGCGTGACGGCGTCGACAAGGTCGACGAGGTCATGGGGTCCGCGGCGCCGATGATCGCCGCTCTCCCGACGCTGCTCGGAGGGGACGGGGAGCGCAACTACCTGCTCGTCTTCCAGAACAATGCGGAGACCCTCGCCCTCGGAGGCAGCGCAGCGGCCCAGACCCTCGTGCGCGTCGATGCCGGCTCGATCGCCATCGGGGGACAAGGCGACAGCGGCAACTATCAGAACGGCGTCGCTGTCGACGTCGATGTCCCGCAGAGTGCCATCGATCTGTACACGAGCTACCTGGTCGATCACATCAACACGAGCATGAGTCGCCCTGACTTCCCGACGGCGGCGAAGATCATGCGCGCATGGTGGCAGCGGGACATCGCCGACGATGAGATCGCCGGCGTCATCTCGATCGACCCCCTCGCCCTGTCTCGGATCCTGAAGGCGACCGGCCCCATCGAGCTGTCCTCCGGCGAGATGCTCTCGGAGGACAACGCCGTCTCTCTGCTTCTCAGCGAGGTCTACGGCCGCTGGGATTCGTACAAGGAGCCCGACCTCGTCGACGGGTTCTTCGCCGATACGGCGGCCGCTGTCTTCGAAGCGATCGCCGCCGGCGACTTCGATCTCAAGGACATGATGTGGGCGATCACGGAAAGTGCGTCACAGGGCAGCGTGTTGGTCTGGAGCGATGACTCGCAGGTCGCCGAGGCGATCGAAGGCGCCAGGATCAGTGGTGTGCTCCCCACCGTGAACTCCGACACGACGACCATGGGCATCTACTTCAACAACACCAACGGCTCGAAGATCGACTACTTCACCGAGACGGCGACGAGCGCCACGGCCACCTGCGAGGCCGACACCGCCACCTTCACCGCGACTGCGTCGCTCGGTCTACCACTCACGCAGCGCCAGGCCGAGGCTCTGCCGCGGTACGTGCAGAGTATGACCTTCGGCGCCCGCTTCCGAGACACGATCTATGTCTACGGGCCTCCGGGGACCACTCTCAGCGACGCGACGTTCAACGGCGACGAGGTATCGATCGCCCACCGCGACATCGACGATCTCGGACGCCCCGTCGTCGCATTCGAAGCGTGGTTCGATCCGGGAGACTCTGTCGACGTGACGGCCACATTCGTCGGACCGAGCGGTGATTACGGCCCGCTCGCGGTGCGGACGAACCCGATGGTCAACGGCACGAAGCCCGTGGTCACCGACGACTGCGCAGGCTGA
- a CDS encoding M23 family metallopeptidase: MCDAGDSEPSSTEATQSFVSRRGVLLGTGFVLGAAAVGWEFFSPTLRASAEGTYLRPCGIVPISSSWMGHKNRNPPSGEPGTDYAVVRGTPIRAATSGVIVDRKDSTTTATGRYLALRTDDGNYIRYLHLQSSTVPLGARVSRGQLIAYSGASGFGSETGYGPHVHVSLWIGGTPLQLGFTNSVDFENYVEGGPIKPPSEDPVPIHQSSTYQWNAVVPRGLWTRIPVAADLYWLAHSSATVKETGDVAIYLTTAKVTKGFQLRIVAETLNSSGAPIASAPQPPFEVPVTRAEAPNSPTYGQYSLPYFLSGPVRLFAEIRALNTGIIVQEVTVKKNYWLS; the protein is encoded by the coding sequence GTGTGCGACGCGGGGGACTCCGAGCCCTCGTCGACCGAGGCGACGCAGTCGTTCGTCTCTCGCAGGGGAGTGCTTCTCGGCACCGGTTTCGTGCTCGGCGCGGCCGCGGTGGGGTGGGAGTTCTTCTCTCCGACCCTTCGCGCGAGCGCCGAGGGAACCTACCTGCGACCATGCGGGATCGTGCCGATCTCGAGCTCGTGGATGGGGCACAAGAATCGGAATCCGCCGTCGGGCGAGCCGGGCACCGACTACGCGGTCGTCCGAGGCACGCCGATCCGCGCGGCCACCAGTGGGGTCATCGTCGATCGCAAGGACTCCACGACGACGGCGACCGGGCGCTACCTGGCGTTGCGGACGGACGACGGCAACTACATCCGCTACCTGCACCTGCAGTCGAGCACGGTGCCGCTGGGTGCACGCGTCTCGCGCGGACAGCTGATCGCCTATTCGGGTGCGTCCGGTTTCGGAAGCGAGACGGGCTACGGCCCACACGTCCATGTGTCCCTCTGGATCGGCGGAACACCGCTCCAGCTCGGGTTCACCAACTCGGTCGACTTCGAGAACTATGTCGAAGGCGGTCCCATCAAGCCACCATCGGAGGACCCCGTGCCCATCCATCAGTCGAGCACTTACCAGTGGAACGCCGTCGTGCCGAGGGGGCTCTGGACCAGGATCCCGGTGGCCGCAGATCTGTACTGGCTGGCGCACAGCAGTGCGACGGTCAAAGAGACCGGTGACGTCGCGATCTACCTGACGACGGCCAAGGTGACGAAGGGCTTCCAACTGCGCATCGTCGCCGAGACTCTGAATTCCAGCGGAGCCCCGATCGCCAGCGCGCCGCAGCCGCCGTTCGAAGTCCCGGTCACCAGAGCGGAGGCCCCCAACTCGCCGACTTACGGACAGTATTCGCTGCCGTACTTCCTCTCCGGTCCGGTGCGCCTCTTCGCTGAGATCCGCGCGCTGAACACCGGGATCATCGTGCAGGAAGTGACCGTCAAGAAGAACTACTGGCTGTCCTAG
- a CDS encoding carbohydrate binding domain-containing protein, with protein MMALRATKKTIIIASAVAVLLVGGGAAAAMVIAGQQPQPQPQSEASPVASPTPVVSDPPAEVPVTNVARASIDGWTLADRTVVGTVLPEVGDTAEGSVSLRVDAPADDADIVAASAPVALAPSTDYTLSVSARVLAEEKVESGVRLTAAGQTFTLPELDAEWETIEFPFTTTADQAAASTFDVVLSGAVRGFGIDDVSIAADGGDNLVPNGSFEAVQTPAGIVNDSLVMTDESALLAVSLAEGAVQWSATSTSGGDPITGESNSSGPLSALPLAGVPQGHYTVAISDAAGLQVQTDVAVIDADGFSVAQDGRFGVGAHVEKEAFVGTGSLAAAIGFAEVRNDISWERNEKVAGQYAWDQNYVREFERMHANDVKLLGLVVYGNRLYGARKAPGDEAAIQAYGAYAKAVADRFDLVGLEVLNEFNHRENDTACGSAPACYVPIAQSVRDHVSTAYPDLPIVTGSTALYDRDWFVGFWQAGGMAVTDAASYHPYESWINRDADLIAGTVQQSYADMQEAAGETRPVWVTEMGFPTHYDGVSALEQGQMMVRNEALAFANGVEKYFWYDLVNDTPDPAAGEANFGLYEHAPRANVVALAPKPGAFAQALMITQLRDKAFTTDESDDTSTVQVFGAGDDETRIAWAAQGEVQRTFASDAPLTVTDMSGLSQSFEPEDGEVTLTLGPSPVFITSAVE; from the coding sequence ATGATGGCTCTGCGCGCGACGAAGAAGACGATCATCATCGCGAGCGCGGTCGCCGTGCTTCTGGTCGGAGGCGGTGCTGCCGCAGCGATGGTGATCGCGGGACAGCAGCCTCAGCCTCAGCCGCAATCAGAGGCATCGCCCGTGGCCTCTCCGACGCCGGTCGTGTCCGATCCGCCGGCCGAGGTACCCGTCACGAACGTCGCGCGGGCGTCGATCGACGGATGGACACTCGCGGACCGCACGGTCGTCGGCACGGTGCTTCCCGAAGTCGGTGACACCGCAGAGGGCTCTGTATCGCTGCGTGTGGATGCTCCGGCCGACGATGCCGACATCGTCGCCGCATCCGCTCCCGTCGCTCTCGCGCCCAGCACCGACTACACGCTCAGCGTCTCTGCGCGAGTCCTCGCCGAGGAGAAGGTCGAGAGCGGCGTCCGGCTGACCGCGGCTGGTCAGACCTTCACTCTTCCCGAGCTGGATGCGGAGTGGGAGACGATCGAGTTCCCGTTCACGACCACCGCCGACCAGGCTGCCGCATCCACGTTCGACGTCGTGCTCTCGGGCGCTGTGCGCGGTTTCGGCATCGACGACGTGTCCATCGCGGCGGACGGCGGCGACAATCTCGTCCCGAACGGCTCGTTCGAGGCCGTGCAGACGCCGGCGGGCATCGTCAACGACTCCCTCGTGATGACCGACGAATCCGCTCTGCTCGCCGTCTCGCTCGCCGAGGGGGCCGTGCAGTGGAGCGCGACGTCGACGTCCGGCGGCGATCCGATCACCGGCGAGTCGAACTCGAGCGGACCGCTGTCCGCGCTGCCGCTGGCAGGCGTGCCGCAGGGGCACTACACCGTCGCGATCAGCGACGCCGCGGGCCTCCAGGTCCAGACGGACGTCGCCGTGATCGACGCCGACGGCTTCTCCGTGGCGCAGGACGGACGCTTCGGTGTCGGCGCGCACGTCGAGAAGGAGGCCTTCGTCGGCACCGGCTCGCTCGCGGCCGCCATCGGCTTCGCCGAGGTGCGCAACGACATCTCGTGGGAGCGCAACGAGAAGGTGGCCGGCCAGTACGCGTGGGACCAGAATTACGTACGCGAGTTCGAGCGCATGCACGCGAACGACGTGAAGCTGCTGGGCCTCGTCGTGTACGGCAACCGACTCTACGGCGCCAGGAAGGCCCCAGGCGACGAGGCCGCGATCCAGGCCTACGGCGCCTATGCGAAGGCCGTCGCTGACAGGTTCGACCTCGTCGGCCTCGAGGTGCTCAACGAGTTCAATCACCGAGAGAATGACACGGCCTGCGGTTCGGCGCCCGCGTGCTACGTCCCGATCGCGCAGTCCGTTCGCGACCACGTCAGCACCGCGTACCCCGACCTCCCGATCGTCACGGGATCCACGGCCCTCTACGACCGTGACTGGTTCGTCGGGTTCTGGCAGGCGGGTGGGATGGCCGTGACCGATGCTGCGAGCTATCACCCATACGAGTCGTGGATCAACCGCGACGCCGATCTGATCGCCGGCACCGTGCAGCAGTCGTATGCCGACATGCAGGAGGCGGCGGGGGAGACCCGGCCGGTGTGGGTCACCGAGATGGGCTTCCCGACGCACTACGACGGCGTCTCCGCGCTCGAGCAGGGACAGATGATGGTTCGCAATGAGGCGCTGGCCTTCGCGAACGGGGTCGAGAAGTACTTCTGGTACGACCTGGTCAACGACACGCCCGATCCCGCAGCAGGCGAGGCGAACTTCGGACTCTACGAGCACGCACCGCGCGCGAACGTGGTGGCGTTGGCGCCGAAGCCGGGTGCTTTCGCCCAGGCGCTGATGATCACGCAGCTTCGCGACAAGGCATTCACCACCGACGAATCCGACGATACGAGCACGGTCCAGGTCTTCGGAGCCGGAGATGACGAGACCCGAATCGCCTGGGCGGCGCAGGGCGAGGTCCAGCGCACCTTCGCATCGGATGCGCCACTGACCGTCACGGACATGTCAGGCCTCTCGCAGTCGTTCGAGCCCGAGGACGGCGAAGTCACGCTGACTCTCGGCCCGTCTCCGGTGTTCATCACCTCCGCGGTGGAGTGA